One Williamwhitmania taraxaci genomic region harbors:
- a CDS encoding OmpA family protein, whose protein sequence is MKQIVICLLVLFLASGFEVLNGQENNISSFDSSSNWKLSVHLSPMLTQLKSDTYSSEEKGRFGFSGGVDLAYYFKNTGKLKMGLSLGANYSIYNSQRSLAYNDSAWTTDAAGDLVHVFEQGNITEKQKVAYLSMPLQLRFDYSLSKRFVVYANVGYFLSFVMSSEYESNVMLSRQGYYPRFNVLINNVDVDGSQYFYPTNKSLSDKESLKLTSSSGIIASLGVKYKMSPRWALFGGFKTCLGLTNSSAYNASNTMVVANANRTLNTLMGRGDKINANAYGMEFGVTINLGSGRKRSQATLVNTVTPNVIPVSTINKPEPSPISKDTLTIPVVTNDSVQKSKAVVVQTDTIKPIPVIEGKDDIANVPEPIELGFTNGNKEIVNHPVNYNPQRVYSLAEVNWLMQQGVSIKKKLTILQRIEFEFNTDKLTQNSKLYLDQLVEFMHLQPDCVAKIAGYTDNEGNEEFNQALSEKRADSVQQYLVSNGVAKSRLSSVGYGTNNPIDTNDTPEGREKNRRVEFEIGWK, encoded by the coding sequence GTGAAACAAATTGTTATTTGCCTATTGGTTTTATTTCTTGCTTCCGGTTTTGAAGTTTTAAACGGACAAGAAAACAATATTTCCTCTTTCGACAGCTCCTCAAATTGGAAACTAAGCGTACATCTCTCGCCAATGCTCACACAGCTTAAAAGCGATACGTATAGCAGCGAGGAAAAAGGCCGTTTCGGGTTTAGCGGTGGCGTCGATCTTGCGTATTACTTCAAAAACACGGGTAAGCTAAAGATGGGGTTATCGCTCGGAGCCAATTACAGCATTTACAACTCACAGCGCAGCCTGGCTTATAACGACTCTGCTTGGACAACCGATGCGGCTGGCGACTTGGTGCATGTTTTTGAACAAGGGAATATTACAGAAAAGCAAAAGGTAGCCTACTTATCCATGCCCCTACAGTTGCGTTTCGATTATTCTTTGTCGAAGCGGTTTGTTGTTTATGCCAACGTTGGTTATTTTCTTTCTTTTGTAATGTCCAGCGAGTATGAGTCTAACGTTATGTTGTCTCGGCAGGGATATTACCCCCGATTTAATGTATTGATAAACAATGTAGACGTAGATGGTTCGCAATATTTCTATCCAACAAACAAATCGTTATCCGATAAAGAATCGCTGAAACTTACAAGCAGCAGTGGCATTATTGCCTCTCTTGGGGTCAAATACAAAATGTCACCTAGGTGGGCATTGTTTGGTGGGTTTAAAACCTGCTTGGGTTTAACGAATAGCTCGGCATATAATGCAAGCAATACCATGGTAGTTGCCAATGCCAACCGAACATTGAATACCCTCATGGGCAGGGGCGATAAGATAAATGCAAACGCCTATGGAATGGAGTTTGGTGTTACCATTAATCTTGGTAGCGGCCGAAAACGTTCACAAGCAACACTCGTTAACACGGTAACGCCCAACGTTATTCCTGTTTCAACAATAAATAAACCGGAGCCATCACCAATTAGTAAGGATACCTTAACGATACCAGTAGTAACCAACGATTCGGTACAAAAATCGAAAGCAGTAGTGGTTCAAACGGATACTATTAAGCCTATACCCGTGATTGAAGGTAAAGATGATATAGCTAACGTGCCCGAACCCATAGAACTAGGTTTTACCAATGGAAATAAAGAAATCGTAAATCATCCCGTAAATTACAACCCTCAAAGGGTTTACTCGCTTGCAGAGGTTAATTGGTTAATGCAGCAGGGCGTTTCTATTAAAAAGAAATTAACCATACTGCAACGAATCGAGTTCGAGTTTAATACCGATAAGCTTACCCAGAATTCGAAACTATACCTCGATCAATTAGTCGAATTTATGCATTTACAGCCCGATTGCGTTGCAAAAATAGCCGGTTATACCGATAATGAAGGAAACGAAGAGTTTAACCAAGCACTGTCCGAAAAACGAGCCGATTCTGTTCAGCAATATCTTGTATCCAATGGTGTTGCTAAAAGCCGCCTTTCATCGGTTGGTTATGGAACCAACAATCCTATAGACACCAACGATACGCCTGAAGGAAGGGAGAAGAATAGGCGGGTGGAGTTTGAGATAGGTTGGAAATGA
- a CDS encoding MBG domain-containing protein yields DPALTYQITSGSLVGADAFSGSLNRILGEDVGAYAIQQGTVALNSNYNLAYVGSIMTITPGEIPVVTFPTLVSNSPIHINSAIGISFSKAVEMTFASITDAVILREGDANGVAVAFTSPDITSGSLLQLTITAGFKCGISYYIAVKAGSFSDASGSEVILTAKTFSTDAFPSKPVITAENGKTSLCPNGFLSITDYDNSLAYQWHLGGNAIYGETTSQYQIPTNGEGNYSVKVINDATGCQVTSDTYVAQLYTVVPPVVFEKKDQGLLSLLIVDNSAKTYMSYLWTMADGSNMPTDIESNQQFLKLTGASLAGQYMVQITDINGCQAQSGNLVATAGTASAMVYPTVTSGTFSVNLIHPDNGMLTVKIYSTSGLALKQYQFNKSTQSATFEVSANGLITGQYLVEISMNGFRNMQRIVKN; encoded by the coding sequence ACCCTGCGTTAACATACCAAATAACCAGCGGATCATTGGTTGGTGCGGATGCTTTCAGCGGTTCGTTAAACAGAATTTTGGGCGAAGACGTTGGAGCATATGCAATCCAACAAGGCACGGTTGCATTGAATTCGAACTACAACTTGGCTTATGTGGGTTCCATTATGACTATTACTCCCGGGGAAATTCCCGTAGTTACCTTTCCAACATTAGTGAGCAATTCGCCCATACATATAAACTCTGCCATAGGGATATCTTTTAGCAAAGCGGTAGAAATGACGTTCGCTAGCATTACGGATGCTGTTATCCTGCGCGAAGGCGATGCCAATGGTGTCGCTGTGGCGTTTACTTCGCCCGACATTACATCGGGTAGCTTGTTGCAGCTTACCATTACGGCAGGGTTTAAATGTGGCATATCGTACTATATTGCTGTTAAAGCAGGCTCATTTAGTGATGCTTCTGGCAGTGAAGTAATACTTACCGCAAAAACATTTAGTACCGATGCTTTTCCTTCAAAACCAGTGATTACGGCCGAAAATGGCAAGACATCACTTTGTCCTAACGGTTTTCTGTCTATTACCGATTATGACAATTCACTTGCATATCAATGGCATTTGGGTGGCAATGCCATATACGGAGAAACCACCAGCCAATACCAGATACCCACAAATGGCGAGGGCAATTATTCGGTGAAGGTAATAAATGATGCTACTGGCTGCCAAGTTACATCGGATACCTATGTAGCCCAATTGTATACAGTGGTTCCCCCTGTTGTCTTCGAAAAGAAAGACCAGGGCTTATTGTCGTTGCTCATAGTGGATAACTCGGCCAAAACCTATATGAGTTATTTATGGACTATGGCCGATGGTAGCAATATGCCTACGGATATCGAAAGTAACCAGCAATTTCTGAAACTAACGGGTGCTAGTTTAGCCGGGCAATACATGGTGCAAATAACCGATATCAATGGATGCCAGGCACAATCAGGTAATTTAGTGGCTACGGCAGGCACAGCCTCTGCAATGGTTTACCCAACCGTCACCAGCGGTACGTTTAGTGTAAACCTTATTCACCCTGATAATGGTATGCTAACCGTAAAAATCTATAGTACGAGTGGGTTAGCATTAAAACAGTATCAATTCAACAAATCTACCCAGTCTGCCACATTTGAGGTTAGTGCGAATGGCTTGATTACCGGCCAGTATCTGGTGGAAATTAGCATGAATGGCTTTAGAAATATGCAACGGATTGTGAAGAATTGA
- a CDS encoding DUF5700 domain-containing putative Zn-dependent protease: MKTRISLILLLMLSMGGNAQPRLILHTEAVDSMMVWFGRGNPHYSVENLCTLPAHQLAGEALLSNIPDAMSLRAALLSFNPRDTIAGAQYVLPLAYKQRDSIAAFMKAINSRGFSTEVYNRIGSYFPAGYTSPRSYEVYFTTVGWEWGDAMCISYTINNGKYSMAESGTPTVLFNVTNVCITYGNTLRERLTTFSNVLSHELFHAQLEDFRKTHWQDIEGDSITYEALLIILNEGVAHFVADGEFIGKQYPSREFIRNNEIMAFAFMASKAAIFFDKNRPHEERLTAIKEGTYGKYWSKYMCITGLFMAYHIEQLEGREALQDCVKQGPVSFVRRYMALTEHNASLPKLPGLFAEI; this comes from the coding sequence ATGAAAACACGTATCTCGCTTATTCTCCTGCTAATGCTTTCCATGGGAGGAAACGCTCAGCCTCGCCTCATTCTGCATACCGAAGCCGTTGATTCCATGATGGTGTGGTTTGGCCGCGGAAATCCACACTATAGCGTTGAAAACCTTTGCACGCTTCCGGCACACCAGCTGGCAGGGGAAGCCTTACTCTCAAATATTCCCGATGCCATGTCCCTTCGGGCAGCATTGCTTTCCTTCAACCCTCGCGACACTATTGCGGGAGCCCAGTATGTTTTGCCATTGGCCTATAAGCAGCGCGATTCAATTGCTGCATTTATGAAAGCAATTAATAGTAGGGGTTTCTCTACCGAGGTTTATAATCGTATTGGCTCTTACTTTCCTGCTGGTTATACTTCGCCACGCAGCTATGAGGTGTATTTTACAACGGTGGGATGGGAGTGGGGCGATGCCATGTGTATCTCCTATACCATTAACAATGGCAAATACTCCATGGCTGAGAGTGGCACTCCTACTGTTTTATTCAATGTAACGAATGTTTGTATAACCTACGGGAATACTCTAAGGGAGCGGTTAACCACCTTTTCCAATGTTTTATCGCACGAACTTTTTCATGCCCAACTCGAAGATTTCAGGAAAACCCATTGGCAGGATATTGAGGGCGACTCTATCACCTACGAGGCGTTGCTAATCATTCTCAATGAGGGAGTCGCCCACTTTGTCGCCGATGGTGAGTTTATTGGCAAGCAATATCCTTCGCGTGAATTCATCCGCAACAATGAAATTATGGCCTTTGCTTTCATGGCTTCTAAGGCGGCCATTTTCTTCGATAAAAACCGGCCGCATGAGGAGCGATTAACGGCCATAAAGGAGGGAACCTATGGCAAGTATTGGTCGAAGTATATGTGCATTACGGGTCTGTTTATGGCCTATCATATTGAGCAACTTGAAGGGAGGGAGGCCCTTCAGGACTGTGTTAAGCAAGGGCCTGTCTCGTTTGTGAGGCGATATATGGCTCTTACCGAGCATAATGCTTCACTACCCAAGTTGCCAGGTCTATTTGCGGAGATTTAG
- a CDS encoding TerC family protein: MIVDIYVWIGFIAFILLLLVIDLGIFHRKSHEVKIKEALIWTGVWILLSLIFNYGVYIFMGKEKALEFLAGYLIEKSLSVDNLFVFIMLFSFFDVKPQYQHKVLFWGIIGALIMRAMFIFSGVVLIQKFHWIIYIFGAFLVFTGVKMVLQKDESVAPDKNPLVRLFKRLFPVSEKMHGDKFFVKLNAKTVATPLFIVLLVVEFTDLIFAVDSIPAILAISSDSFIIFTSNVFAILGLRALYFALSGITQMFHYLKYGLSAILVFVGAKMLIVDLYKIPIMYSLFTIMGILTLAIALSYIFPKKEVELESLKS, encoded by the coding sequence ATGATCGTTGACATATACGTTTGGATAGGATTTATTGCGTTTATACTTCTTTTGCTGGTAATCGATTTGGGGATATTTCATCGCAAATCGCACGAGGTGAAGATAAAAGAAGCCCTTATATGGACCGGGGTTTGGATACTCCTGTCGCTGATTTTCAACTATGGGGTTTACATCTTCATGGGGAAAGAAAAAGCGCTCGAATTTCTGGCCGGATACCTAATAGAGAAGTCGCTGAGTGTTGATAACCTCTTTGTGTTTATCATGCTCTTCTCGTTTTTCGATGTTAAGCCACAATATCAGCACAAGGTTCTGTTTTGGGGAATAATTGGAGCCCTTATTATGCGAGCAATGTTCATTTTTTCCGGAGTAGTGCTGATTCAGAAGTTTCACTGGATAATCTACATTTTTGGTGCGTTCCTGGTGTTTACCGGAGTTAAAATGGTGCTGCAGAAAGACGAGAGCGTTGCCCCCGATAAAAACCCACTGGTGCGGTTATTTAAGCGACTCTTCCCTGTAAGCGAGAAAATGCACGGCGACAAATTCTTTGTAAAGCTAAATGCAAAGACGGTAGCTACTCCCCTATTTATTGTGCTGCTGGTGGTAGAGTTTACCGACTTGATTTTTGCAGTGGACTCTATTCCGGCCATTTTGGCCATATCGAGCGATTCATTCATTATTTTCACCTCCAACGTGTTTGCCATCCTCGGATTACGGGCGCTATACTTTGCGCTATCCGGAATAACCCAAATGTTTCACTACCTGAAATATGGGCTGTCGGCCATTCTTGTATTTGTTGGGGCCAAAATGTTGATCGTAGATTTGTATAAAATACCAATCATGTATTCGCTATTTACCATCATGGGTATACTGACGCTTGCCATAGCACTCTCCTATATTTTTCCGAAGAAAGAAGTTGAGCTGGAATCGCTAAAATCGTAA
- a CDS encoding sigma-54-dependent transcriptional regulator, whose protein sequence is MDKQDTILIVDDNKSVLSSLELFLKRKIDKVITCSNPNQIPSLLREERIDLVLLDMNFTAGINSGNEGIFWMREILKADPQMVVVLITAYGDVELAVNAMKEGATDFVLKPWDNQKLLATIQSGLALRKAKRELKEVKQQQLQLQQDFSSTLGEFLGKSPSMEAVFKSIQKVAKTDASILILGENGTGKELVAREIHRLSDRANKIFLSVDLGSISETLFESELFGHTKGAFTDAKEDRAGRFQTASGGTLFLDEIGNLSLPMQAKLLTAIQNREITPLGASKPIAVDIRLLCATNKNIKELVKEGSFREDLLYRINTIEIDLPPLRDRGSDILLIAKHYLKQFADKYDKSKLTLSSKAAEKILEYKWPGNVRELKHAMERAVIMCEGDCLEPEEFFSHSSQPKIELGSSPLSLDDAERILIEASIKRHKGNISKVAKELNIGRQTIYRKIEKYGL, encoded by the coding sequence ATGGACAAGCAAGATACCATCCTCATAGTCGACGATAACAAGAGCGTGCTAAGCTCGCTGGAACTCTTCCTAAAACGTAAGATTGATAAGGTAATTACCTGCAGCAATCCCAACCAGATTCCCTCGCTGCTAAGGGAGGAGAGAATAGACCTTGTACTGCTCGATATGAACTTCACCGCTGGCATCAACAGCGGCAATGAGGGGATTTTCTGGATGCGAGAAATCCTCAAAGCCGACCCTCAAATGGTTGTTGTTCTGATTACGGCCTACGGCGATGTGGAACTGGCCGTAAACGCCATGAAGGAGGGCGCCACCGACTTTGTGCTAAAACCGTGGGACAACCAAAAGCTGCTGGCCACCATCCAAAGCGGCCTTGCGCTGCGTAAGGCCAAGCGCGAACTTAAAGAGGTAAAGCAACAGCAGCTACAACTTCAGCAAGACTTCTCGTCAACCTTGGGTGAATTCCTTGGCAAATCTCCGTCCATGGAAGCGGTATTCAAAAGCATACAAAAAGTGGCCAAGACCGATGCCAGCATTCTGATTCTTGGTGAAAATGGAACCGGAAAGGAGCTGGTTGCACGCGAAATCCATCGCCTGTCCGATCGTGCCAACAAGATATTTCTCTCCGTAGACCTTGGCTCCATTAGCGAAACGCTGTTCGAAAGCGAGCTGTTTGGCCACACCAAGGGTGCCTTTACCGATGCCAAGGAGGATAGAGCCGGACGGTTCCAAACCGCTTCGGGCGGAACGCTCTTCCTCGACGAAATTGGAAACCTCTCGCTGCCAATGCAGGCAAAGCTACTCACCGCCATTCAGAACCGGGAGATCACCCCCTTGGGTGCAAGCAAACCTATAGCCGTGGACATCCGCCTCCTTTGCGCTACCAACAAAAACATTAAAGAGTTAGTGAAGGAGGGATCATTTCGGGAAGATCTCCTCTACCGCATAAATACCATTGAAATAGACCTTCCTCCGCTCCGCGATAGGGGAAGCGATATTCTACTTATTGCAAAACATTACCTCAAGCAGTTTGCCGATAAATACGATAAATCGAAGCTTACGCTAAGCAGTAAAGCGGCAGAGAAGATTCTGGAATACAAATGGCCCGGCAACGTGCGGGAGCTAAAGCACGCCATGGAACGGGCGGTGATAATGTGCGAAGGAGATTGCCTAGAACCAGAGGAGTTCTTTAGCCATAGCTCGCAACCCAAAATTGAGCTGGGCTCCTCGCCTCTCAGCCTCGACGATGCAGAGCGAATACTTATTGAGGCTTCAATTAAACGCCACAAGGGAAACATCTCCAAAGTGGCAAAGGAGTTAAACATTGGACGACAAACGATCTATAGAAAGATTGAGAAGTATGGATTATAA
- a CDS encoding ABC transporter permease: MKKEEIYFNTRSMILTNLKIAYRNLIRSKGYSFINIFGLAFGMAVTILLLLWVSFELSWDKFYPNTNNLYQVVCRQTWDGAKHPMPNLPGPLIDVLKEKYPEVKMAANVNTWGQSVLKKCDGFEQNIHINHVDPNFLKLFSIKLLRGDATTALNDPRSIVLSEKMAKVMFENDDPIGKILTIDNKTALKVTGIMENPAENTILKFSCLVPFELLRMDNEGLRTSWGNHSYFGFAEVNEGVNVDSLNKKLNNFFVNHVEKTDSLRSLFLFPVSKVHLYFFDGSEKVMKQVKLFSIIAIFILLIACFNFMNLSTARAAKRAKEIGLKKTVGASRGRLIAQFMGESLLVTFISMNFALIFAKLLLPYFNSMMDRNLQFDYSSVQFWLLIVGVTLVTGILSGAYPAFYLTKFRPINVLKGNTSRGKGGARFREVLVVLQYSLSIALVVCTLVVSLQIRYLQKMDMGMDIHNVVSVPLTGTFREKHDVIRQQLLEDPSIQSVSYGAHMPCNVYYNGWGNEWEGKDPNYNPLVSYTIGDYNFLKTFKIQMAEGRYFSEEFEKSDSTAIVINQTFAKMVSKGSVIGMIIKNNGTNYHIVGVVKDFNFTHISNKIGPLMMYSSGGSLDYMFVRVNPNNKGKANATIQRVCSLNNPDFPVNSIFVDDYLSYMYKGDQKSMTILLYFSVLALIISSLGLIGLASFMAEERTKEIGVRKIMGASVTSLVSLFSYDFTKWVLLSNIIALPLAWYFMKGWLQGFAYRIPMPWWVFAAVAAFVFVIAFLTVSYQSYRAASQNPVISIKYE, from the coding sequence TTGAAAAAGGAAGAAATATACTTTAATACTAGAAGCATGATACTCACCAACCTTAAAATTGCCTACCGCAACCTCATCAGGAGCAAGGGCTACAGCTTTATCAACATCTTTGGTTTAGCATTTGGAATGGCGGTTACCATTCTATTGCTGCTATGGGTTAGCTTCGAGTTGAGCTGGGATAAGTTCTACCCAAATACCAATAATCTTTACCAGGTAGTTTGTCGCCAAACGTGGGATGGTGCAAAGCACCCAATGCCCAACCTTCCAGGGCCACTTATTGATGTGCTCAAGGAGAAGTATCCGGAGGTAAAAATGGCGGCAAATGTTAATACTTGGGGGCAGTCGGTTTTGAAGAAGTGTGATGGATTTGAGCAGAATATTCACATCAACCATGTTGATCCAAACTTTCTGAAACTCTTTTCTATTAAGCTGCTACGTGGCGATGCTACTACAGCCTTAAATGATCCCAGATCCATTGTGCTTTCCGAAAAGATGGCTAAGGTGATGTTTGAGAATGATGATCCAATAGGTAAGATTCTTACTATCGACAATAAAACAGCGCTAAAGGTTACCGGGATTATGGAAAACCCAGCGGAGAATACCATTCTTAAGTTTTCGTGCCTTGTACCGTTTGAATTGCTACGAATGGATAATGAAGGCTTAAGAACCTCTTGGGGAAACCATAGTTACTTTGGCTTTGCCGAGGTCAACGAAGGTGTCAACGTTGATTCTCTTAACAAGAAGTTAAACAACTTTTTTGTTAATCATGTAGAAAAGACAGATTCATTGCGTTCGCTTTTCCTTTTCCCAGTATCGAAGGTGCATCTTTATTTTTTTGATGGCTCCGAGAAAGTCATGAAGCAAGTGAAGTTGTTTTCCATCATAGCCATCTTCATTTTGCTCATTGCGTGCTTCAACTTTATGAACCTTTCCACGGCACGTGCAGCCAAGCGAGCAAAGGAGATTGGGCTAAAGAAAACGGTTGGAGCATCGCGTGGTCGTTTGATTGCACAGTTTATGGGCGAATCGCTGTTAGTAACCTTTATATCGATGAATTTTGCGCTAATATTTGCCAAGCTGCTATTGCCTTACTTTAACTCAATGATGGATCGTAACCTTCAGTTCGACTACTCTAGTGTGCAGTTCTGGTTACTCATCGTTGGTGTTACGTTGGTTACAGGTATTCTATCTGGTGCATATCCTGCCTTTTACCTCACCAAGTTCCGACCCATTAATGTGCTAAAAGGGAATACATCCAGAGGAAAGGGTGGCGCCCGGTTTCGTGAGGTGTTGGTTGTGCTGCAATATTCCCTCTCCATTGCCTTGGTAGTGTGTACGCTGGTTGTAAGTCTCCAAATACGGTATTTACAAAAGATGGATATGGGAATGGATATTCATAATGTTGTTTCTGTCCCATTAACTGGAACTTTTCGTGAAAAGCATGATGTTATTCGCCAGCAATTACTGGAGGACCCTTCTATTCAGTCTGTTTCCTATGGCGCTCATATGCCTTGTAACGTATACTATAATGGTTGGGGAAATGAGTGGGAGGGAAAGGATCCAAACTATAATCCGCTTGTGAGCTATACAATAGGTGACTATAATTTTCTAAAGACCTTTAAGATTCAAATGGCAGAGGGACGCTATTTTTCGGAAGAGTTTGAAAAGTCCGATTCAACTGCCATTGTGATCAACCAAACATTTGCCAAAATGGTATCGAAGGGATCGGTTATTGGTATGATTATTAAAAATAATGGTACGAATTATCATATTGTTGGGGTTGTTAAGGATTTTAACTTTACCCATATTAGTAATAAGATAGGTCCGCTCATGATGTATAGTTCAGGAGGATCGTTGGACTATATGTTTGTTCGGGTTAATCCCAACAATAAGGGCAAGGCGAATGCTACTATCCAGCGAGTTTGCAGCCTTAATAATCCTGATTTTCCAGTAAACAGCATTTTTGTTGACGACTACCTTAGCTATATGTATAAAGGCGACCAGAAATCCATGACCATCCTTCTATACTTCTCAGTGTTGGCCTTAATTATCTCTTCGCTAGGGCTCATTGGATTGGCTTCATTCATGGCCGAGGAGCGCACTAAAGAAATTGGCGTTCGGAAGATTATGGGCGCATCGGTAACAAGCCTCGTTAGCCTCTTCTCCTACGATTTTACCAAGTGGGTGCTCCTATCAAATATCATTGCGCTGCCATTGGCTTGGTATTTTATGAAGGGGTGGCTTCAGGGTTTTGCCTATAGGATTCCAATGCCTTGGTGGGTTTTCGCTGCCGTTGCTGCATTTGTTTTTGTTATAGCCTTCCTTACGGTTTCCTACCAAAGCTATCGCGCAGCCAGTCAAAATCCGGTGATAAGCATTAAGTATGAGTAA